One stretch of Cyclopterus lumpus isolate fCycLum1 chromosome 10, fCycLum1.pri, whole genome shotgun sequence DNA includes these proteins:
- the LOC117737117 gene encoding zinc finger protein 480-like: MSTDMPPGSLNLEAQLLSIMDVLVKAAVVEISQLFSEGSGSLRLHLTQSLKENEALRMRMKVTRSELFSLRLQTRTNRPVSRFSPFRGNAPKPRAKTQVVIKPPLALKTVVEAASISLQSENKMSPSETQVECADVESPDIILIKDEEDVGGCGPVGGQDDFGNHSMKGGVSTGTRNESCLTSNNEELRIVSVHGRGEGPLLVESDSLFTVSELQAFTSLSPDHNVSHDSLLNFTTGANDRAPTRGVPENRNCQLERNPSAQMASTTMNPAMNTQMVGDDGQVGHPSHVSQFAQQQNIFPHGVSKSLDCSFCGERFLSREDLIVHRASHTGELPVLCTFCGKSFVNKTTLGIHMRIHTGEKPYACTQCGKRFTQNGSLKIHLRTHSGEKPYTCNQCVASFNNPSNLRRHMITHNTNGVL; encoded by the exons ATGTCCACAGACATGCCGCCGGGCAGCCTGAACCTGGAGGCCCAGCTCCTGTCCATAATGGACGTGCTGGTGAAAGCGGCGGTGGTGGAAATCAGTCAGCTGTTCTCGGAGGGCTCGGGGTCTCTGCGCCTGCATCTCACGCAGAGCCTGAAGGAAAACGAAGCcctgaggatgaggatgaaggtGACAAGGAGCGAGCTCTTCTCCCTCAGGCTGCAGACCAGGACCAACCGGCCGGTGAGCCGCTTCTCCCCGTTCAGAGGAAATGCCCCCAAACCACGGGCCAAAACACAAG TTGTCATTAAGCCCCCACTGGCTCTAAAGACTGTTGTGGAAGCTGCTTCTATCTCTTTACAATCAGAGAACAAGATGTCCCCCTCTGAAACTCAAGTGGAG TGTGCAGATGTGGAGAGCCCAGATATCATCCTGATCAAAGATGAAGAGGACGTGGGAGGATGTGGGCCGGTTGGAG GTCAGGACGACTTTGGAAACCACAGCATGAAGGGTGGTGTTTCCACAGGGACTCGGAATGAGTCCTGCCTGACAAGTAATAATGAAGAGCTGAGAATCGTGAGTGTTCACGGACGAGGGGAAGGGCCTCTCCTGGTGGAGAGCGACTCCCTCTTCACTGTCTCTGAACTCCAGGCTTttacctctctgtctcctgaccacaaCGTCTCCCATGACAGCCTCCTGAATTTCACAACGGGTGCCAATGACAGAGCCCCAACGAGGGGGGTGCCGGAGAACCGAAACTGCCAACTCGAGCGAAATCCGTCCGCCCAAATGGCTTCAACAACAATGAATCCTGCAATGAATACACAAATGGTAGGAGATGATGGCCAAGTGGGGCACCCCAGTCATGTCAGCCAGTTCGCCCAGCAGCAGAACATCTTCCCTCACGGCGTCAGCAAATCTCTGGACTGCAGCTTCTGTGGCGAGCGCTTCCTCAGCCGAGAAGACCTGATCGTGCACAGGGCGAGTCACACCGGGGAGTTGCCCGTTCTTTGCACCTTTTGCGGCAAGTCATTCGTCAACAAGACCACGCTGGGCATCCACATGCGCATTCACACGGGGGAGAAGCCGTACGCTTGTACGCAATGTGGGAAACGCTTCACGCAGAACGGCAGCCTGAAGATCCACCTGCGGACTCACTCTGGAGAGAAGCCATACACCTGCAATCAGTGCGTAGCCAGCTTCAACAACCCCAGCAATCTGCGCAGGCACATGATCACACACAACACTAACGGAGTGCTCTGA